TGCCAGTCGTCTGGATATGGACCGGCTTGCCGTTCCGCGTGCCGGTGCTGGTCGTCGATATGCTGTAGGATGTCGGGGTGTAGGAGCCCCGGGACGAGACCAGCAGTCCATCCGGGAAGCGCTTGTTCGTGCAGAAGGTGTCGAACACCAGCTTTCCATTGGTCGCGGAGAATGTCCGCAGCTTGCAGACGGCCTCATCGTCCGCCGTCAGCAGCGTTTCGGGATGGCTGTTCAGCTGTGCTGCGCTGTTGCAGCTCTTGCGGCTGCCATGGCCCGCGAACATCCGGATCAGCCATTGCGGGATGCCGGGCACATCGGCCTGTATGAGCTGGGTTTCATGGCTCCATTGGCCCGCCGCGAAGTTGGGTGCGGCGATGGCGGGGGACGTCGCCCAGCCGAGGCACAGCGGCAGCAGACACCGTTTCGCGATAGTCATCGCTCTCATCTCCTCGTGGCCACGCAATCGATGCAGGCAGCGAAGATACGGAGTGACCGCCGCACCGGATGCACATCGATCGTTCGAGCCCGAGCGCGCCTTTCCGGCGCAGGAGGTCGCCTACGGCCAGCGTCCGCCAGCCAATGAAAGGCTGCCGGAACGACCGGGGATAGCGATAGGTTCAGCCGGGTCCGGTAGCCATCGGCAGATTGTAGATTTGCATGCTCGGCATTGATGCACGGCTTCCGCGGCCTTGCATTTGTATGAAGTCGAAGGGCGGCGAACTGGCATGGAAATCGATGGGCGGCGCGCACGCCATGCCTAACATTACAGTTGCATATCAAGCGGAACTCTGAATCAATAGGTCTCCATGGTAAGGAGGCCGTGGATGACGGGTGCATCGATAGAAGCGACACTGGAGTTGTGGGCGTCCTCGCTGCGGGACGTGAAGAGCCGTATGCGCGGGTTGTTCACGCAGGAGCGCGTTGCGGCGTCTGCGAACCTGTTTCTGGACGGCTTGCTGAGTGACGAGCGCCGCAAGACGGGTTGGATGCGCGCCGAGGCTGCAGGGGATCCGGGGCCTTGGCGGCAACAGGCTATTTTGGGCCGCGGGCGATGGGAGGCAGACGAGCTTCGCGACATCGTACGAGACTATGTTGTTGAGAGCCTTGCGACCGACGAGGCAGTCCTGGTCATCGACGAGACCGGTTTCCTCAAGCAAGGCAAGGCTTCCTGTGGCGTTGCGCGTCAATATACCGGATCGGCTGGCAAGATCACGAACTGCCAGATCGGTGTATTCGTGGCCTATGTATCGGCTCGCGGGCACGCGTTTATCGATCGCGCTTTGTATCTTCCAAAGAGCTGGACGGGTGATCCCGCACGACTTGCCGCAACCCATGTCCCTGAAGCGTTAGCCTTCGCCACCAAGCCGGCTTTGGCTGTTCAGATGATACAGCGGGCTTTGGCGGCCAAGGTCCCATTTTCATGGGTCGCGGCGGACGCCGTATATGGGGTCGGTGACGTCGAGCAGGCCCTGCGTCGAGCCTGCAAGGGCTACGTTCTCGGCGTGAAGTCGGATCACTATTTTGGCTCTTGGGGCGACAAGCCCCCGGTCGCAGGCAAGGCGGAGGAGATCGCACAAGACCTCGATGCAGACGCATGGAAACGCCTGTCCGCTGGTGAGGGCACAAAGGGCGCCCGTCTTCATGACTGGGCATATTGCGAGCTCGCCGATCTCGATGCCGATGAATATGACGAGACGAAATCAGGCGTGTGGACCCGGGGCCTGCTGATCCGCCGTAACATCAGCGACGGTGACCTGGCCTACTTCACGACCTGGTGCCCGGCCGGCACCAACATCCAGACACTCGTCGCTGTCGAAGGCCGTCGTTGGGCGATTGAAGATAGCTTCGAGACCACCAAAAACGAACTCGGCCTCGATCATAACGAAAGCCGTTCGTGGCATGGCTGGCATCGCCACGTCTCTCTGGTCATGCTCGCCTTCGCCATGATGGCGGTGATCCGATACCGCGCCAATGCCGTGACGCCCCCAAAAAGATCGAGGACGCGGACCGTCAGGATCTGATCCGCTGGTCGATCCAGGAAGTTCGGCGGATCGCCAACAAGCTCGCTCAGCGCCGCATACGGCCCGCGTACATCATCGCCTGGTCATGCTGGCGACGCGCGCACCAAGCCGCTGCCAGACGAGCTCATCTCAAAACTAGAATGCAACTGTAATGCTAGAGCCGATCGACATTCGGATGGGTAGGATATCGGGTGATCGTTTCGTTTCAAACCGTCACGTTGAACGTGTTTCAGCATCCCGCGTCCGGGCACTCAGCGCCAAGCTTTGCTGGGATCCTGAAACGCGTTCAGGATGACGATCGCTTCAGGCGCGGATCCTAGCCCGATCCGATGAATATAGATCCGCCCTAGGCTCAAGATCCGTTGTCCGAAACCATGTCTGCCGCCATCATGGCATCAAGAATGACCGAGCGGTGTTCCAGCCCCCAGTCCGCCATAGCCGCCATCACGGGTCGCAGCGTTCGTCCACGCGCCGTCAGCGCATAGTCCGTCCGTGGCGGAATGCTGGCATAGCTTGTTCGGGACACCAGCCCGCAACCTTCCAATTCCTTCAACTCTCGCGAAAGCATGCGGTCGCTGATTGGCGGGCAGGCGCGCCGAAGCTCGGCAAACCGTAATACGTCGTTGCGCGTGAGCGCCCACACGATCCGCGCCTTCCATTTGCCTCCCATGATCCTTGTCGTGAAGGCGACCGGGCATTGCGTAGGAAGCTTCATACCAAAAGCACTAACAAAAAAGACCGTACTTGTGAATGGTTAGTGTGCAGCTGAAAGAGCCTCCGACGGTTCGCCAACCCCTTGGCGTGGACCGAGGAGACCACCCATGAAAGCCGTTTGCGTAGAACCCGACCGTAGCCTGCAACTGCGCGAGATTCCCACGCCGATCGACCCGGCGGCCGGGCATTTGCTGATCGAAATCGAGGCGAGTGCGATCAATCCGGGCGACAAGGCCTTCCTGGCGCGGACGGCGCCGATGGCGCTGGCGACCGGGGCGAGAGAGGTCTGGGGCGCGTCGGCGGTCGGGCGCGTCGTCGCGCTCGGCGACGGGGTTTCGAGCGCCTATGCAGGCAGACAGGTGGCGATCTATCGCTCGCTGCATCCGACCCCCGAGATGATCGGCCTGTGGTGCGAGCGTGCGCATGTCCACCATTTGAGCTGTCTGATCCTGCCCGACGGCGTCCAGTCACACGACTATTGCGGGTCGCTCGTCAACGCGATCACCGCTTACGCGTTTCTCGAGCAGGCGTTGGCGGAGCGGCACAAAGCCATCGTGGTCACCGCCGGCGGTTCGGCAACCGGCAATGCGCTTGCGGTGCTGGCCTGTGATCGCAACGTGCCGGTCATCCATCTTGTGCGATCGGCCGCGAAACGCGACAGACTGCGCCGATCGGGCATGGAGCATGTGCTGGATACGACCGATCGGGATTTCGATCACGCGTTCCATGGGTTGGTCCAAGATCTCGACGCGACCGCCATATTCGATGGGGTCGGGGGCGACCTTGCCTCTCGGCTCGTCCCCAACCTGGCGGTGAATTCGACGCTCTCTTTCTATGGTTTCCTGGCAGGATCCGCCCCGTTCACGATCCAGACTCTGCAGGTCATAGCAAAGAATCTCACGATCAGGCGGTTCAGCAATTTCGAGAGCGCGACGGTGAAGGATCCGGACAATCTGGCGGCGGCGTTGCTCACGCTCCAGAATAGCATTGCCGGCGTTTCTTTTCGGACGGCGATCGGTCGGGAATTCGCCATCGAGGATATCCATGCCGCGATGGCTTTCAAAGACGCCTCGGGACGGCGCGCGGTGCTTCGTCTACGAGCGTAAGGCGCGCGGTGTCGATCGGCGTGCCAAGCGACGGGTCTTAGACCGCTCAACCCGACCATATGCCATGACGGGGCCACATCCCGGCCGGCATCCCGGACCCATGCCAGACGTGCCGGTTGGGACATGGCATACCCCGCGCGGTTAAGGCGAGATACCCGCCGCGTTGGCGATCAAGCGGTCAACGCGACGGATGGCTGAGCGGGTGGGGAAGACGATCCCGCCGGGTGATCCGTTCTTGCCGTCAGGCCCGCGGATCGACGTCGACGATCCAGATGACGCCGAAGCGGTCGCTCAGCATGCCGTAGAGCGGCGACCAGGCGGATGGGCCGATTGGCGCGAGGATCGTCGCGTCCTCGGCCAGCGCAGTCCAGCGTTGCCGCACGTCGTCCGCCGACGATCCGCGCAGAGAGACGAAGAAGGCGTTGGTGCCGGTGTCATAGTTGCGCCCGGCCTGGACGTCGAACGCCATGATCCGGAAGCCGTCATCGGCGACGACCTGGCCCCAGATGATGTGGTCGGGCGACGCGGCGAGGTCGGGCTGGCCCATGGCGGCATAGGTCATCAGCGTCTGTTCGCCGCCGAACACCCGCTGGTAGAAGTCGAGCGCGGCGCGCGCCTGGCCGCGGAAATTGAGATGGGTCGTGACGGCAAAGGTCATGTGGGGCTCCTGATGGTCCGGCGGCGCTCGCTTTCGCCGCCCGATTCCCGCATAGCGCGGCCTAACTGCCATTTTCCGTCAGTAGGTCATGCCGCGCTCTGCCCGTCTCCTTCGCCTGCTGCACGCGATCCGCACCCTGGCCGCGCCGATTACCGCGGCGCGTCTCGCCGAAGAGACGGGCGTGTCGACGCGATCGCTGTATCGCGACATCGATGCGCTCCGCAGTGCCGGCGCGCGGATCGAAGGCGAGCGCGGCTATGGCTATCGCCTGCTGGAAGACCCGGCGTTGCCGCCGCAGATGCTCGACCAGGACGAGATCGAGGTGCTTGCGCTCGGCTTGGCCGAAGTCCGCGCCTGGGGTGATCCGGCGCTGGCGCGTGCCGCGGATTCGGTTCTCGCCAAGATCGCCGCCACGCTGCCCGACGAGCGCGAGCGGCAACTGCTCCATGCCATCGCGCAGGTGTTCCGCCCGGCGCCGCGTTACGTCGCCACGCTCGATCTCGCGCCGCTGCGGGCAGCGTGCTGGCAGGAGAAGGCGGTCGATATCCGCTATGTCGATGGCGATGGCGTGCAGAGCGACCGGACGATCCTGCCGCTCGCGCTATTCTACGCCGAGACGTGTGTGACCGCGCTCAGCTGGTGTTGCCTGCGCGAGGATTTTCGGATGTTCCGGACCGATCGGATGGTGGAGATCCGGCCGAACGGCACCAGCTTCCGCCCGCGTCGCGTGCCGCTGCTTCGCGACTATCTGGCGCAGTTGCAGGCGCGACGCGGCGCACGGGGCAATGGTGCCTGAGGATATGACCCAGGGTGCGCCCGAGCGGGGCATATGGCCGGATATCCGCATTCGAGCGCTGCAGATTGCGTCATGGCTGGCCACGTAGGGATGCGTGTTCGGTCGTTTGGCATCGCAGCATCCACGCGCACTGCCGCTTCAGGAGCCAGAATGTCCGCGATCTCGGCCACTACCGGAGCAGCGACGGGCGTACCCTGTGCCGGGCCCTGCTGTGCCACTCGCGCTCGATGCAATGGCTGAGGACGGCGGATCGTGCCCATCGCGAAAAGCTCGGCATCCGCACTGTCGGTAATATCAAGCGCAGATCGATATAGCGCGCCGGGCAGCCGCTCCCAGCCGATAGGGTCAAAGCAATGGTTGCCGGCCTCTAGCGCTCGCCGGATCGGCGCATCGGCATCGCGTCGATCGTCCCCTGCAAGATGCCGGCGTCGATCGGCTTGGCCGAGCGCAGCGCGACATGCCCGTCTTTGCCGATCAGCAGGGCATGGAATGCACCCGGGGACAGCCGGTAGCGCCGAAAGAGTGCCGCTGCGCTGTCC
This genomic window from Sphingomonas abietis contains:
- a CDS encoding helix-turn-helix transcriptional regulator, with translation MPRSARLLRLLHAIRTLAAPITAARLAEETGVSTRSLYRDIDALRSAGARIEGERGYGYRLLEDPALPPQMLDQDEIEVLALGLAEVRAWGDPALARAADSVLAKIAATLPDERERQLLHAIAQVFRPAPRYVATLDLAPLRAACWQEKAVDIRYVDGDGVQSDRTILPLALFYAETCVTALSWCCLREDFRMFRTDRMVEIRPNGTSFRPRRVPLLRDYLAQLQARRGARGNGA
- a CDS encoding VOC family protein — translated: MTFAVTTHLNFRGQARAALDFYQRVFGGEQTLMTYAAMGQPDLAASPDHIIWGQVVADDGFRIMAFDVQAGRNYDTGTNAFFVSLRGSSADDVRQRWTALAEDATILAPIGPSAWSPLYGMLSDRFGVIWIVDVDPRA
- a CDS encoding IS701 family transposase, whose amino-acid sequence is MVRRPWMTGASIEATLELWASSLRDVKSRMRGLFTQERVAASANLFLDGLLSDERRKTGWMRAEAAGDPGPWRQQAILGRGRWEADELRDIVRDYVVESLATDEAVLVIDETGFLKQGKASCGVARQYTGSAGKITNCQIGVFVAYVSARGHAFIDRALYLPKSWTGDPARLAATHVPEALAFATKPALAVQMIQRALAAKVPFSWVAADAVYGVGDVEQALRRACKGYVLGVKSDHYFGSWGDKPPVAGKAEEIAQDLDADAWKRLSAGEGTKGARLHDWAYCELADLDADEYDETKSGVWTRGLLIRRNISDGDLAYFTTWCPAGTNIQTLVAVEGRRWAIEDSFETTKNELGLDHNESRSWHGWHRHVSLVMLAFAMMAVIRYRANAVTPPKRSRTRTVRI
- a CDS encoding tyrosine-protein phosphatase; translated protein: MRPSGAYGRISAFERCRLRHGWPRRDACSVVWHRSIHAHCRFRSQNVRDLGHYRSSDGRTLCRALLCHSRSMQWLRTADRAHREKLGIRTVGNIKRRSI
- a CDS encoding winged helix-turn-helix transcriptional regulator; translated protein: MGGKWKARIVWALTRNDVLRFAELRRACPPISDRMLSRELKELEGCGLVSRTSYASIPPRTDYALTARGRTLRPVMAAMADWGLEHRSVILDAMMAADMVSDNGS
- a CDS encoding DUF3617 family protein; its protein translation is MTIAKRCLLPLCLGWATSPAIAAPNFAAGQWSHETQLIQADVPGIPQWLIRMFAGHGSRKSCNSAAQLNSHPETLLTADDEAVCKLRTFSATNGKLVFDTFCTNKRFPDGLLVSSRGSYTPTSYSISTTSTGTRNGKPVHIQTTGTGKHVADACTQS
- a CDS encoding zinc-binding dehydrogenase; this encodes MKAVCVEPDRSLQLREIPTPIDPAAGHLLIEIEASAINPGDKAFLARTAPMALATGAREVWGASAVGRVVALGDGVSSAYAGRQVAIYRSLHPTPEMIGLWCERAHVHHLSCLILPDGVQSHDYCGSLVNAITAYAFLEQALAERHKAIVVTAGGSATGNALAVLACDRNVPVIHLVRSAAKRDRLRRSGMEHVLDTTDRDFDHAFHGLVQDLDATAIFDGVGGDLASRLVPNLAVNSTLSFYGFLAGSAPFTIQTLQVIAKNLTIRRFSNFESATVKDPDNLAAALLTLQNSIAGVSFRTAIGREFAIEDIHAAMAFKDASGRRAVLRLRA